The proteins below are encoded in one region of Micromonospora sp. DSM 45708:
- a CDS encoding alpha/beta fold hydrolase has protein sequence MTTQTLHLPDVDLVYDVHAPNTTAGGHRPLFMIGQPMCADGFAALASYFPDRTVITYDPRGLGRSVRRDGRTDSVPEVQAADVRAVVDTLGTGPVDMFASSGGAVTALALVAAYPDTVATLVAHEPPLVTLLPDADAAARATAACQEAYRKNGWGAGMAAFVAMTSWRGEFTDDYFARPLPDPAAFGMPVEDDGSRDDPLLSDRSVAVTSYRPDVDALRATRTRLVIAVGEESADTFTGRTSVATAELLGGRPAVFPSHHGGFVGGEGGYAGQPEAFARRLREILDDRG, from the coding sequence ATGACCACGCAGACACTCCACCTGCCCGACGTCGACCTCGTCTACGACGTGCACGCCCCGAACACCACCGCCGGCGGGCACCGGCCGCTGTTCATGATCGGCCAGCCGATGTGCGCCGACGGCTTCGCGGCGCTGGCCTCGTACTTCCCGGACCGGACCGTGATCACCTACGACCCGCGCGGGCTCGGCCGCAGCGTGCGCCGGGACGGCCGGACCGACTCCGTGCCCGAGGTCCAGGCCGCCGACGTGCGGGCCGTCGTCGACACGCTCGGCACGGGCCCGGTCGACATGTTCGCCAGCAGCGGCGGCGCGGTGACCGCGCTCGCCCTGGTCGCGGCGTACCCGGACACGGTGGCCACGCTGGTGGCGCACGAGCCGCCGCTCGTCACGCTGCTGCCCGACGCGGACGCCGCCGCGCGGGCCACCGCGGCCTGCCAGGAGGCGTACCGGAAGAACGGCTGGGGGGCCGGCATGGCCGCGTTCGTGGCCATGACGTCGTGGCGCGGCGAGTTCACCGACGACTACTTCGCCCGGCCCCTGCCCGACCCGGCGGCGTTCGGGATGCCGGTCGAGGACGACGGCTCCCGGGACGATCCGCTGCTCTCCGACCGGTCCGTGGCGGTCACCAGCTACCGGCCCGACGTCGACGCGCTGCGCGCCACCCGGACCCGGCTCGTCATCGCGGTCGGCGAGGAGTCGGCGGACACGTTCACCGGCCGCACGTCGGTGGCGACGGCCGAGCTGCTCGGCGGGCGGCCGGCGGTCTTCCCGAGCCACCACGGCGGCTTCGTCGGTGGGGAGGGCGGCTACGCCGGGCAGCCCGAGGCGTTCGCCCGCCGGCTGCGCGAGATCCTCGACGACCGGGGCTGA
- a CDS encoding G5 domain-containing protein encodes MTNPSPHGPAYPAPKQSWWRRLSSGAKVAVAASGVLLLCCCGGVAIGAGPDSPSAPAGKKAAPATSATAGVEAAAVAAPTTSVPSPTASPTEASPSPSPSAPPSPQVRTTTVTSTAKIAYATRTVKDATLPQGTRKVRTRGVTGVRTLTYQVTVTDGVQTARKLIRSVVTRQPVTQVVAVGTKPARRCDPNYSGACVPIASDVDCSGGSGNGPAYVDGPVRVVGSDIYDLDRDGDGVGCDD; translated from the coding sequence GTGACGAACCCATCACCGCACGGCCCGGCGTACCCCGCTCCGAAGCAGTCCTGGTGGCGCCGGCTCTCCAGCGGCGCGAAGGTCGCGGTCGCGGCCTCGGGCGTGCTGCTGCTCTGCTGCTGCGGCGGCGTGGCGATCGGCGCCGGCCCCGACTCCCCCTCGGCCCCGGCCGGGAAGAAGGCCGCGCCGGCCACGTCCGCGACGGCCGGTGTCGAGGCGGCGGCGGTCGCCGCGCCGACGACCTCCGTCCCGTCCCCGACCGCGTCGCCGACCGAGGCGAGCCCGAGCCCGAGCCCGAGCGCGCCGCCGTCGCCCCAGGTCCGGACCACGACCGTCACCTCGACCGCGAAGATCGCCTACGCGACCCGGACCGTCAAGGACGCCACCCTGCCGCAGGGCACGAGGAAGGTACGCACGCGCGGCGTCACCGGGGTCCGCACGCTGACCTACCAGGTGACGGTCACCGACGGCGTGCAGACCGCCCGGAAGCTGATCCGGTCGGTGGTCACCCGGCAGCCGGTCACGCAGGTGGTCGCCGTCGGCACCAAGCCGGCGCGCAGGTGCGACCCGAACTACAGCGGGGCCTGCGTGCCGATCGCGAGCGATGTGGACTGTTCCGGCGGCAGCGGCAACGGTCCCGCGTACGTCGACGGCCCGGTCCGGGTCGTCGGCAGCGACATCTACGACCTCGACCGGGACGGCGACGGGGTGGGCTGCGACGACTGA